A portion of the Chiroxiphia lanceolata isolate bChiLan1 chromosome 10, bChiLan1.pri, whole genome shotgun sequence genome contains these proteins:
- the PIGZ gene encoding GPI mannosyltransferase 4 translates to MGARALWALLAALRAGWCLLPQSGYLHPDEFFQAPEVMAGDILNLQVFYPWEFLSSFPCRTVVFPLMTSGVTYWAIKSLQQLDICSSCINSYTLLVSPRLLFTIFSFLLDYSVYRLAPFWEADLWKALVLLAGSYVTLVFYTRTFTNTLEGLLFALLMVLVSSRKSNGSSVEPTSSPLIGVITTAGFFNRPTFLAFALMPLLYWAGLIVDSQRSIKSVINHFLKLILCACFTAIVFITADTFYFTSVSLDNLLSINKGSLFDVIVQLHKKMVVTPFNFLSYNLNPHNLALHGSHPRVTHFTVNGIMLFGILHVLAIGAGFKMLKKYVQQFIRVKSCYHGLPGLLVHSEGNPTLLLFYFVPLAFLSLFSHQEPRFLIPLILPLVLFSASQDRAVKWKHLIVIFNLLGAFLFGCLHQGGLIPCLFHLEQLIHSPAPSNHPRHYTLLFAHTYMPPRFLLNIKKTDVHVQVIDVAGSGEETLCQTIEQQASNFTCSDCHIFVIIPGTVRATTAKCGVSFKNETVIFPHLSMEDPPQMSILSSGNWRSQLGLYILQLDRDQHSL, encoded by the exons ATGGGCGCGCGGGCGCTGTGGGCGCTGCTGGCGGCGCTGAGGGCGGGCTGGTGCCTCCTGCCGCAGAGCGGGTACCTGCACCCCGACGAGTTCTTCCAGGCGCCCGAGGTCATGGCAG GAGATATTTTAAATCTACAGGTCTTTTATCCTTGGGAGTTCCTTTCGAGCTTTCCTTGCAGAACAGTTGTTTTCCCATTAATGACATCAGGAGTTACCTACTGGGCAATCAAGTCTTTGCAGCAGCTGGACATATGTTCAAGTTGCATCAACAGCTACACTCTCCTTGTATCACCTCGCCTTCTCTTTACaatcttttctttcctactcGACTATAGCGTTTATCGATTAGCCCCCTTCTGGGAAGCAGACCTGTGGAAAGCGCTGGTACTTCTTGCTGGATCATATGTCACTCTGGTGTTTTATACGAGAACATTTACCAACACGCTTGAAGGActtctctttgctcttctcATGGTACTGGTTTCCTCAAGAAAGTCCAATGGCAGCTCAGTGGAGCCTACAAGCAGTCCTCTCATAGGTGTTATAACAACTGCTGGGTTTTTCAACAGGCCAACCTTTCTGGCATTTGCTCTAATGCCCCTGCTTTACTGGGCAGGTTTAATTGTTGATTCTCAGAGGAGCATTAAAAGTGTCATAAACCACTTTTTGAAGCTCATACTATGTGCATGTTTTACTGCCATTGTTTTCATAACAGCTGACACCTTTTATTTTACCTCTGTGAGCTTAGATAACCTTTTAAGCATTAACAAGGGCAGCCTATTTGATGTAATAGTTCAATTACATAAGAAAATGGTAGTAACCCCCTTCAATTTTCTCAGCTATAATCTTAATCCTCATAATCTTGCACTGCATGGAAGTCACCCACGAGTTACACATTTTACAGTCAATGGAATAATGCTCTTTGGGATCTTACATGTTCTGGCCATTGGTGctggttttaaaatgttaaagaaGTATGTCCAGCAATTCATACGGGTCAAATCGTGTTACCATGGGCTGCCTGGGCTATTGGTGCATTCTGAGGGCAATCCAACAttactgctgttttattttgttcctctgGCATTTCTCTCCCTATTCAGTCACCAGGAGCCTCGGTTCCTCATTCCTCTCATCTTGCCATTGGTCCTGTTCAGCGCGTCACAGGACAGAGCTGTGAAGTGGAAACACCTCATCGTTATTTTCAATCTTCTCGGGGCATTCCTGTTCGGGTGCTTACACCAGGGAGGGCTGATACCCTGTTTGTTTCACTTGGAGCAGCTCATACATTCTCCAGCACCCTCAAACCATCCAAGGCACTATACTCTACTCTTTGCTCACACCTACATGCCTCCAAGGTTTCTGCTTAATATCAAGAAGACAGACGTGCACGTACAAGTCATTGATGTGGCTGGGTCTGGAGAAGAAACCCTCTGCCAGACAATAGAGCAGCAAGCAAGCAATTTTACCTGCAGCGACTGTCACATTTTTGTCATAATCCCTGGTACAGTCAGAGCCACAACTGCAAAATGTGGTGTCTCATTCAAGAACGAAACTGTGATATTTCCACACTTATCAATGGAAGACCCCCCACAAATGTCCATCCTATCCAGTGGAAATTGGAGAAGTCAGTTAGGACTATACATCCTTCAACTAGACAGAGATCAGCACAGCCTTTAG
- the LOC116791739 gene encoding nuclear cap-binding protein subunit 2, which yields MAAAAARAAARMGRDSESRSTSRGLDSSSSNARRNDMATALARPAAAAPALLPRHWLHAGRVRLGREGAEGRPGRAAAGGLGAPSVRPGPGQNRLCRTGQDCAGLDSAAMSSGGTLSILRSDSYAELSQYRDQHFRGTRYDQERLLRKSCTLYVGNLSFYTTEEQIHELFGKSGDIKKVIMGLDKVKKTACGFCFVEYYARGDAENAMRYINGTRLDDRIIRTDWDAGFKEGRQYGRGRSGGQVRDEYRQDYDAGRGGYGKIVQCQ from the exons atggcggcggcggcggcgcgggcggcggcgcggaTGGGCCGCGACTCCGAGAGCCGCTCCACGAGCCGCGGGCtcgacagcagcagcagcaacgcGCGCCGCAACGACATGGCCACCGCTCTCGCGAGACCCGCCGC AGCTGCCCCCGCCCTCCTGCCACGCCATTGGCTGCACGCGGGGCGCGTGCGCTTGGGGCGGGAAGGCGCTGAGGGGCGGCCGGgacgggcggcggcgggagggctCGGTGCGCCCTCGGTCCGTCCTGGGCCGGGACAGAACAGGCTGTGCCGGACCGGGCAGGACTGTGCCGGGCTGGACAGCGCCGCCATGAGCTCCGGCGGGACGCTGAGCATCCTCCGCAGCGACTCGTACGCCGAGCTCAGCCAGTACCGCGACCAGCACTTCCGG GGGACGCGCTACGACCAGGAGCGGCTGCTGAGGAAGAGTTGCACGCTGTACGTGGGAAATCTGTCCTTCTACACCACCGAGGAGCAAATCCACGAGCTCTTTGGCAAGAGCGGCGACATCAAGAAGGTCATCATGGGGCTGGACAAAGTGAAGAAAACCGCCTGCGGCTTCTGCTTCGTGGA GTATTATGCAAGAGGAGATGCCGAAAATGCAATGCGATACATCAACGGAACCAGACTTGATGACAGGATCATAAGGACAGACTGGGATGCAGGATTTAAGGAGGGTAGGCAGTACGGCCGTGGAAGATCAGGAGGGCAG GTCCGAGATGAATATCGACAGGACTATGATGCTGGAAGAGGTGGCTATGGCAAAATTGTTCAGTGCCAGTGA